Genomic segment of Microbacterium sp. BH-3-3-3:
TCGGCTTCGGTGACTACGGCGTGGCCGACATCGGCGTCCCGGGTGGAATCGGCGGTCTCGCGGCCGTCCCCGTCGCGCTGCTCGTGGTCGGCATCGGCGCCTCGCTCGGTGGCCCCACCGGTTACGCCATCAACCCGGCCCGTGACCTCGGCCCCCGCATCGCGCACGCGATCCTCCCCATCAAGGGCAAGGGTTCCAGCGACTGGGGCTACGCCTGGGTGCCGGTCGCCGGTCCCCTCGTCGGTGGTCTGCTGGCGGGCCTGCTGGCCCCCGTGCTGCTCAGCCTCAGCAGCTGACATTCCCGCGGGGGCGACGCGCCCCTCGACTGCGCGTCGCCCCCGCACCCGTCTTCACCCCTTCCTCACACTGAACTAGACAAAGGAGTCCTTCCATGGCCGACTACGTCCTCGCCATCGACCAGGGCACGACCTCGACGCGCGCGATGATCTTCGACAAGTCCGGGAGCGTCGTCTCCGTCGGGCAGAAGGAGCACGAGCAGATCTTCCCCCGCGCGGGGTGGGTCGAGCACGACCCCCTCGAGATCTGGCGCAACACCCAGGAGGTGATCGGCCTGGCCCTCAGCCGCGCCGACATCACCCGCCACGACATCGCCGCCGTCGGCATCACCAACCAGCGCGAGACCGCGGTGGTCTGGGACAAGAACACCGGCAAGCCCGTCTACAACGCCATCGTGTGGCAGGACACCCGCACGCAGTCGATCGTCGACCGTCTCGCCGACGGCGACCCGGAGCGCTACAAGAGCATCGTCGGCCTGCCGCTCGCGACCTACTTCTCGGGAACGAAGATCGTCTGGATCCTCGAGAACGTCGACGGCGCCCGCGAGAAGGCCGAAGCCGGCGACCTCGTGTTCGGCACCACCGACACCTGGGTGCTGTGGAACCTCACCGGCGGTATCGACGGCGGCGTCCACGCCACCGACGTGACCAACGCCAGCCGCACCCTGTTCATGGACCTCGAGACCCTCGAGTGGCGCGACGACATCCTCGCCGACTTCGGCGTGCCGCGCTCGATGATGCCCGAGATCCGCTCCTCGTCCGAGGTGTACGGCGCCGTCGAATCCTCGTCGCTGCTGCGCGAGACCCCGATCGCCGGCATCCTGGGCGACCAGCAGGCCGCGACCTTCGGCCAGGCCGCCTTCGACCCGGGTGAGAGCAAGAACACCTACGGCACCGGTAACTTCCTCATCTTCCAGACGGGTGAAGAGATCGTCCGCTCGAAGAACGGACTGCTGACCACCCTCGGATACAAGCTCGGCGACCAGCCCGCGCACTACGCGCTCGAGGGATCGATCGCCGTCACCGGCTCGCTCATCCAGTGGCTGCGCGATCAGCTCGGCATCATCTCCTCGGCCCCCGAGGTGGAGGCCCTGGCCCGCACCGTCGACGACAACGGTGGGGTGTACTTCGTCCCGGCGTTCTCGGGTCTGTTCGCGCCGTACTGGCGCCCGGATGCCCGCGGTGCGATCGTCGGCATGACCCGCTTCGTCAACAAGGGCCACATCGCCCGCGCGGCCCTCGAGGCCACGGCCTTCCAGACCCGCGAGGTGCTCGAGGCCGTCAACGCCGACTCCGGCGTCGACCTGACCGAGCTCAAGGTCGACGGCGGCATGACCGCCAACGACGAGCTCATGCAGTTCCAGGCCGACATCCTCGGCGTACCGGTCGTGCGT
This window contains:
- the glpK gene encoding glycerol kinase GlpK, with the translated sequence MADYVLAIDQGTTSTRAMIFDKSGSVVSVGQKEHEQIFPRAGWVEHDPLEIWRNTQEVIGLALSRADITRHDIAAVGITNQRETAVVWDKNTGKPVYNAIVWQDTRTQSIVDRLADGDPERYKSIVGLPLATYFSGTKIVWILENVDGAREKAEAGDLVFGTTDTWVLWNLTGGIDGGVHATDVTNASRTLFMDLETLEWRDDILADFGVPRSMMPEIRSSSEVYGAVESSSLLRETPIAGILGDQQAATFGQAAFDPGESKNTYGTGNFLIFQTGEEIVRSKNGLLTTLGYKLGDQPAHYALEGSIAVTGSLIQWLRDQLGIISSAPEVEALARTVDDNGGVYFVPAFSGLFAPYWRPDARGAIVGMTRFVNKGHIARAALEATAFQTREVLEAVNADSGVDLTELKVDGGMTANDELMQFQADILGVPVVRPVVAETTALGAAYAAGLAVGFWNNLDDLRANWQEDKRWEPDMDSDERDRELRLWKKAVTKSMDWVDDDVR